In a genomic window of Desulfovibrio sp. JC022:
- a CDS encoding PEP/pyruvate-binding domain-containing protein — MSLFDWLPFGRKKKERIDPEQARQLLTNRYNHFRRLIQANTSTHEYVSELEEALRGFSPYGMHYVRALCTRISVSTFQMIKHLNELNPEGYTKLFAIFNEIQDRIAAEIEPIHYSWEGDLVLNLENVGRDQADLCGPKMAMLGEAGRSLGLKIPSGFVVSTASFHKFMAQDGLQAEIDRRIQATDFKNREEVFQVSSSVMSLILKAPLPVEVVQAIYNAYDKLSEELGESVNIAVRSSALGEDREGATFAGQYRSILNVERSSLLEAIKEVIASKYSLQAMAYRNNRGLRDEDVAMSVGCIKMIDPVASGVAYSRNPVNIRDGNITIYSVWGLPKAVVDGSTETDEYVVSPAPLSEVQERRIADKKNKFICDAGEGVCRTVELDESRKSPSLTEEQAVMVAGVASKIEDHFGTPQDIEWAVTENGEFCLLQCRPLMLIEDGLDHSGENPDLPIPIISGGRTASPGVGVGPIYPIRKTADKLSFPDGGVMVLKQALPSRAALLDRCSAVITEQGGMAGHLANVAREFGVPALFGVKGALDKLQEGQIVTVDADGHAVYSGPVESLLTEKPRKRLMKGSLVQTALRKAARHIVRLNLTDPDSPDFRPSKCKTYHDIMRFCHEMAVREMFGFGISDEHLMAASRQLICNVPKQFWILDLGNGVSEEGDINLRCVFMEHVRSIPMRALWAGMQAVPWEGPPAIHGKGLMSVMFEATMNPNLNMTSRSRYAQKNYFMISENYCCLQSRFGFHFCSVESLVGERTSENYASFQFKGGAANPERKILRAKFIGSILEELDFRIRIREDSLTARLEGLIQEDMEYHLKVLGYMITHTRQLDMIMTNPASVEKYRQKFLNDFKMFESD, encoded by the coding sequence ATGAGTTTATTCGACTGGCTTCCATTTGGCAGAAAAAAGAAGGAACGTATTGATCCGGAGCAGGCGAGGCAATTGCTTACGAATCGTTACAATCATTTCCGGCGGTTGATTCAGGCCAACACCAGTACGCATGAATATGTTTCTGAACTGGAGGAGGCTCTGCGCGGATTCAGTCCCTACGGCATGCACTATGTGCGTGCTCTCTGTACCCGCATATCTGTTTCAACTTTTCAGATGATCAAACATTTGAATGAGCTTAATCCTGAAGGCTATACAAAACTCTTTGCCATTTTTAACGAGATTCAAGATCGCATTGCAGCTGAAATTGAACCGATTCACTATTCATGGGAAGGCGACTTGGTGCTGAACCTTGAAAACGTGGGGCGGGACCAGGCTGACCTGTGCGGTCCCAAAATGGCTATGCTGGGGGAGGCCGGACGCAGTCTTGGCCTTAAGATTCCTTCAGGTTTTGTCGTTTCTACAGCCTCTTTCCATAAATTCATGGCTCAGGATGGTTTGCAGGCCGAGATAGACCGTCGTATTCAGGCCACTGATTTTAAGAACCGGGAAGAAGTTTTTCAGGTTTCTTCTTCTGTCATGAGTCTTATATTGAAAGCCCCTTTGCCTGTAGAAGTTGTTCAGGCCATTTATAATGCCTATGACAAGCTCAGCGAAGAACTTGGGGAGTCGGTAAATATTGCTGTTCGTTCCAGTGCCCTTGGCGAGGACCGCGAAGGAGCTACGTTTGCCGGTCAGTACCGCTCCATACTAAATGTGGAACGCAGTTCCCTTCTAGAAGCGATAAAAGAAGTAATTGCCTCCAAATACTCCCTGCAAGCCATGGCTTACCGTAATAATCGAGGGCTTCGTGACGAAGATGTTGCCATGAGCGTGGGTTGTATCAAAATGATTGATCCGGTTGCATCCGGGGTGGCCTATTCCCGAAATCCGGTTAATATCCGTGATGGCAATATCACCATTTACTCAGTGTGGGGACTCCCCAAAGCGGTAGTGGATGGCTCCACCGAAACAGATGAGTATGTCGTCAGCCCTGCTCCTTTATCAGAAGTTCAGGAAAGGAGGATTGCAGATAAAAAAAATAAATTTATTTGCGATGCCGGAGAGGGAGTCTGCCGGACAGTTGAGCTGGACGAGTCACGAAAGTCTCCATCCCTAACAGAAGAACAGGCTGTCATGGTCGCTGGTGTTGCCTCGAAAATTGAGGACCATTTCGGTACCCCGCAGGATATTGAATGGGCTGTTACTGAAAATGGAGAATTTTGCCTTCTCCAGTGCCGCCCGCTTATGCTCATTGAAGATGGGCTTGATCATTCCGGGGAAAATCCTGATCTGCCGATCCCCATAATTTCAGGAGGACGAACTGCCAGCCCCGGTGTAGGAGTTGGTCCTATTTATCCTATCCGCAAGACTGCAGATAAACTGTCTTTTCCCGATGGCGGAGTCATGGTTCTCAAACAGGCCCTGCCAAGCCGAGCGGCGTTATTGGACCGGTGCAGTGCGGTGATCACCGAGCAGGGAGGCATGGCCGGACACCTTGCCAATGTGGCTCGTGAATTCGGGGTTCCTGCCCTTTTCGGAGTCAAGGGGGCCCTTGATAAATTACAAGAAGGACAAATTGTAACTGTGGATGCTGACGGGCATGCGGTATATTCCGGTCCGGTGGAATCCTTGCTTACCGAAAAGCCCCGCAAACGGCTTATGAAGGGGAGCCTGGTGCAGACTGCGCTACGCAAGGCTGCAAGGCACATCGTTCGCCTTAATCTCACTGATCCGGATTCTCCTGATTTTCGTCCTTCAAAATGTAAAACCTACCACGATATCATGCGCTTCTGTCACGAAATGGCCGTTCGGGAGATGTTCGGGTTCGGTATAAGTGATGAGCATCTTATGGCCGCATCAAGGCAGCTTATCTGTAATGTGCCCAAGCAGTTCTGGATTCTTGATCTCGGCAATGGAGTCAGTGAGGAGGGAGATATTAATCTCAGATGTGTATTTATGGAGCATGTGCGTTCCATTCCCATGCGGGCTCTCTGGGCCGGGATGCAGGCTGTTCCCTGGGAGGGGCCCCCGGCAATCCATGGAAAGGGTCTAATGTCGGTCATGTTTGAAGCGACCATGAATCCCAACCTGAATATGACGTCACGCTCCCGTTATGCTCAGAAAAATTATTTCATGATTTCTGAGAATTATTGCTGTCTGCAATCCCGTTTTGGATTTCATTTCTGCTCCGTGGAGTCACTCGTTGGAGAACGTACTTCAGAAAATTATGCCAGCTTCCAGTTTAAGGGAGGGGCAGCAAACCCTGAACGCAAGATCCTTCGAGCAAAATTTATCGGCAGTATTCTCGAGGAACTGGATTTCAGGATTCGGATTCGTGAGGACAGTCTTACAGCCCGCCTTGAAGGACTGATTCAAGAAGACATGGAGTACCATCTCAAGGTTCTCGGCTATATGATAACCCATACCCGGCAATTGGATATGATCATGACTAATCCTGCAAGTGTTGAAAAATACAGACAGAAGTTTTTAAACGATTTTAAGATGTTTGAAAGTGACTGA
- a CDS encoding response regulator — translation MIPRILFVDDNQNTLDSFKAVMHGLRREWKSRFAPTAQDALQMISQETFDVVITDMKISGTGGCALLKKIEEIQPDTIRVVLSGHSDMQLLLKSAKYAHQFISKPCNTEILISTIRRMLELRHILSDPNVRGIVTSLATLPVLPDLYIEITNELNRPEPNLQRIGELAKQDPGISTTLLKVVNSSFFGFYGSVSCPSRAAVLLGTDVLKGLILGVHFLQELDTEILGPYSIEKLWEHCLQTGYLAKEICTLMNKDKKTVTDCFVAGLLHDIGKFVFITEMNKKYQEVLANVREFGGPVIDVEKRILGVTHAEVGAYLLGLWGFKEDIVKMVYFHHSLENCDTVFTPTHVIHAADVLQHELIPHTSGYVFTELNADKLASAGILKYVKDWRDACHNLLENKNEEE, via the coding sequence ATGATTCCGAGAATCCTCTTTGTTGACGACAACCAGAACACTCTGGACAGCTTCAAAGCAGTGATGCACGGCCTGCGCCGGGAATGGAAAAGCAGATTCGCTCCAACTGCACAGGACGCCCTTCAGATGATTAGCCAAGAGACTTTTGATGTAGTAATCACCGACATGAAAATCTCTGGCACAGGCGGATGTGCTCTACTTAAAAAAATAGAAGAAATTCAACCTGACACCATACGGGTAGTACTTTCCGGGCACTCTGACATGCAGCTGCTCCTGAAATCGGCAAAGTATGCCCACCAATTCATCAGCAAACCCTGCAATACGGAAATCCTGATCAGCACAATCCGCAGAATGCTGGAGCTGCGACATATCCTGTCTGACCCCAACGTCAGAGGAATTGTAACCAGTCTGGCAACTCTTCCCGTCCTTCCGGACCTGTACATTGAAATAACAAACGAACTGAACAGGCCGGAACCGAACCTGCAAAGAATTGGCGAGCTTGCCAAGCAGGACCCCGGTATATCCACCACCCTGCTGAAAGTGGTCAACTCGTCATTCTTCGGCTTCTACGGTTCTGTCTCCTGTCCTTCCCGAGCCGCTGTTTTGCTGGGCACGGATGTGCTTAAGGGATTGATTCTCGGAGTCCATTTCCTTCAGGAGCTGGATACTGAAATCCTCGGCCCATATTCCATTGAGAAACTCTGGGAACATTGTCTGCAAACAGGTTATCTCGCCAAGGAAATCTGCACATTAATGAATAAGGACAAAAAAACCGTAACTGACTGCTTTGTAGCCGGATTACTCCACGATATCGGCAAATTTGTTTTCATCACCGAGATGAACAAAAAATATCAGGAAGTACTGGCAAACGTCCGTGAATTCGGCGGTCCGGTAATTGATGTGGAAAAACGGATTCTTGGAGTGACCCATGCGGAAGTTGGAGCTTATCTGCTGGGCTTGTGGGGTTTTAAGGAAGATATTGTAAAAATGGTCTATTTCCATCATTCGCTTGAAAATTGCGATACTGTATTTACCCCCACGCACGTAATTCATGCAGCCGATGTACTGCAACACGAGCTTATTCCCCATACTTCCGGCTATGTATTTACCGAACTAAACGCCGACAAGCTGGCATCTGCGGGCATTCTGAAGTATGTAAAAGACTGGCGAGACGCATGCCACAACCTGCTGGAGAACAAAAATGAAGAAGAATAA
- a CDS encoding HD domain-containing phosphohydrolase — MKKNKVLFVDDEQNILDTYRALLRKRFKVETALGPEEGLEKVRSSGPYAIVVSDLKMPKMDGITFLSKVKQISPDTIRVMLTGHADLEAAISAVNEGAVFRFLTKPSAIEEMIRTLEAAMKQYSLVMAERELLRGTLRGSVKVLTDILALVNPEAFGRSERVRRLAGYVGQNLNLKQTLYLDLAAMLGQLGCVTLPDTILQKVFTGEELTAEEKQGYDMHPSVTAGMLSQIPRMETVSEIIQHQNARLDETPTMPVESRVLKACLDYDSLIQQKIDKMDAISILRGMDGIYDTRVLDVLEKGTAGEDGYVRREIELEELKEGMILDEGLWSEDEVHLIAEGTEMTKTAIIRISNFSRAKKLPPRIRVLVPIKYIE, encoded by the coding sequence ATGAAGAAGAATAAAGTCCTCTTTGTAGATGACGAACAGAATATACTTGATACCTACAGAGCTCTACTGCGTAAACGGTTCAAAGTGGAAACCGCTCTTGGACCGGAAGAAGGTCTGGAAAAAGTGCGTTCTTCAGGACCATATGCAATTGTTGTTTCCGACCTGAAAATGCCGAAAATGGACGGGATTACCTTTCTCAGCAAAGTAAAACAAATTTCACCGGATACAATTCGGGTTATGCTCACCGGCCATGCCGACCTCGAAGCTGCAATCTCCGCAGTCAACGAAGGCGCAGTCTTCCGCTTTCTGACCAAACCAAGTGCTATTGAAGAAATGATCCGTACCCTTGAAGCAGCCATGAAGCAGTATTCCCTTGTCATGGCCGAACGGGAACTCCTGCGCGGCACATTGAGGGGAAGCGTAAAAGTACTCACCGACATTCTTGCTCTGGTCAACCCGGAGGCTTTCGGACGTAGCGAAAGAGTCCGCCGCCTTGCCGGATATGTGGGGCAGAACCTAAACCTGAAACAAACCCTTTATCTGGACCTAGCCGCCATGCTTGGACAGTTAGGCTGCGTAACACTGCCGGATACAATTCTCCAGAAAGTCTTTACCGGAGAGGAACTTACTGCCGAAGAAAAACAAGGTTACGACATGCACCCGTCAGTAACAGCGGGCATGCTTTCCCAGATCCCACGTATGGAAACAGTTTCCGAAATTATCCAGCACCAGAATGCCAGATTGGACGAAACCCCGACCATGCCCGTGGAATCAAGGGTACTTAAAGCATGTCTGGACTATGACTCCCTGATCCAGCAAAAAATTGATAAGATGGATGCAATCAGCATCTTGCGCGGCATGGACGGCATCTATGACACCAGAGTTCTGGATGTCCTTGAAAAAGGAACTGCCGGAGAAGATGGTTACGTGCGCCGTGAAATTGAACTTGAAGAACTCAAGGAAGGTATGATTCTGGATGAAGGGCTTTGGAGCGAAGACGAAGTTCATCTGATTGCCGAAGGAACCGAAATGACTAAAACAGCCATTATCCGTATTAGCAACTTCAGCCGGGCCAAGAAACTGCCCCCCAGAATACGGGTACTCGTTCCGATCAAATACATTGAATGA
- a CDS encoding transporter substrate-binding domain-containing protein translates to MSLKKSTSLFVTVMSLLTIIIFSGSVLASDLEQIKKRGVLRHLGIPYANFVTGNDTGLSVEVVKLFAEHLGVRYEFVKSDWSTLFGDLTGTMVKPKGNDVEFLERTPIKGDIISNGLTRLKWREKVINYSKPTFPTQVWCVARGGSSLRPIKPSGNVDQDIRTVKSMLKGKRVMGKQGTCLAPGLYGIDSRISTIINFPGSLNDIAPAVIKGEADVALLDVPDSLVALNKWPGKIKVIGPISPPQTMGAGFRKDSPELLKAFNEFYSELRQNGEYNKLIMKYYPAVFSYYKDFFKN, encoded by the coding sequence ATGAGCCTAAAAAAAAGCACTTCTCTTTTTGTTACAGTCATGTCCCTGCTTACAATAATCATATTTTCCGGATCAGTTTTAGCCTCGGATCTTGAACAGATAAAAAAAAGGGGAGTCCTGCGTCATCTGGGAATTCCCTACGCAAATTTTGTAACAGGCAATGACACAGGTTTAAGTGTGGAAGTGGTCAAGCTCTTTGCAGAACATTTGGGAGTCAGGTATGAATTCGTAAAATCCGATTGGTCCACCCTTTTTGGAGATCTGACCGGAACAATGGTCAAACCCAAAGGAAACGACGTTGAATTTCTGGAAAGAACTCCCATCAAAGGGGATATTATTTCCAATGGGCTGACCAGACTGAAATGGCGTGAAAAAGTCATCAACTATTCAAAGCCCACCTTCCCCACTCAGGTCTGGTGCGTTGCTAGAGGTGGTTCGTCCTTGCGCCCCATCAAGCCCAGTGGAAATGTTGATCAGGATATCCGTACGGTCAAAAGCATGCTCAAAGGCAAAAGAGTCATGGGCAAACAGGGAACCTGTCTTGCTCCGGGGCTTTACGGTATAGATTCAAGAATATCCACTATCATCAATTTTCCGGGCAGCCTTAACGACATCGCTCCGGCAGTTATCAAGGGGGAAGCTGATGTAGCATTGCTTGATGTTCCGGACTCGCTGGTTGCCCTGAACAAATGGCCCGGAAAAATCAAAGTTATCGGACCGATTTCCCCTCCGCAAACCATGGGCGCAGGATTCCGCAAGGATTCACCGGAACTTCTCAAAGCCTTTAATGAATTTTACTCTGAACTGCGACAAAACGGAGAATACAACAAATTGATCATGAAGTACTACCCGGCAGTTTTCAGCTATTATAAGGATTTTTTCAAAAATTAA
- a CDS encoding ATP-binding protein — MFKSNKAMPTALALMAIFVISIIWTNYRSQVELRKSSLQQFSEYSRREADSFSHFFSERRNDLIDLSTSRELLSYFDNKALGMAPEYGLHASLVQISELLTRIIKIKQINEIPIYTRILFVDETGKILADNEHARLINKQCKAPIPQDLNPKKVRIVFKKSKDKSCFILMLPYMFRGKKVGTLLAWLNAKEILPFRSESTDSGLHSLNYLVYQKDLYSPLNDIPRQLTEKIASDWELPAGIASELTLDLGQQGRPLKTLIVRSMVEGSPFSLLSITPEIEVIGTISPHKLLMFTLLLALFLLGGGIFIIKINARNLILNIRVEESAKQAKEIEQKNKQLVNEIEARSRAEKALLLSNDELETRVHKRTEALKEQTEALTREVLERQEAEAAMRLIFNNTHDSIFIHDIEGNVLDVNDTMLEVYKVNMKEALQLTIKNDYSAPDMDMGLLDARWQQAVEGNEVVFEWTARRPGDGVLFEVEVALNRIELGGRQVILANVHDISEQKKVLVQQAEHQEFLGTIFEGIGAAVFVFDPTKGMMVDCNSVGEKLLGMSRSAILNAACQTEFNFTSDTKKDLLCPNWHEQGTYEEGILSLQDSTPLPVSRHLFEIHIGGMTHLVQVVFNIADRKHLERKLSIAQKLESIGLLASGIAHEINTPIQYVGDSIRFIKEAHTDLNELIELYEKFILEDSPGSRANILDEIEEHKEDIDLEFISSESIKACNRALEGVERVATIVLAMKNFSHSGEEETKAVDINKAVRNTIEVSRNEWKYAAKLKTSLEPDLPSVKCLPGAINQVLLNVIVNAAHAIAENIQNDEKGTISVITKFEPPFATIIIKDTGCGISKENMHKIFDPFFTTKEVGKGTGQGLAIVHDIIVEKHCGTIDIESEEGEGTTFIIKLPIEGDGEIDS; from the coding sequence TTGTTCAAAAGCAATAAAGCGATGCCTACAGCACTCGCTCTGATGGCAATTTTCGTAATATCCATAATCTGGACAAACTACAGATCACAGGTGGAGTTACGCAAGTCGTCGTTACAGCAATTCAGTGAGTACTCAAGGCGGGAGGCAGACTCGTTCAGCCATTTCTTTTCTGAAAGACGAAATGACCTTATCGATCTGTCAACCAGCAGGGAGCTTTTAAGCTACTTTGATAACAAGGCACTGGGCATGGCCCCGGAATACGGCCTTCATGCCAGCCTTGTACAAATATCCGAATTGCTGACCCGGATAATCAAGATAAAACAGATCAATGAAATACCAATTTATACCCGGATTCTCTTTGTTGATGAAACCGGGAAAATCCTTGCGGACAATGAACATGCCCGATTAATAAATAAACAATGCAAGGCTCCCATCCCTCAAGACCTGAATCCCAAAAAAGTTCGTATTGTATTTAAAAAAAGTAAGGATAAGAGTTGTTTCATACTCATGCTACCGTACATGTTCAGAGGTAAAAAGGTAGGGACTCTTCTGGCATGGCTCAACGCAAAAGAGATCCTGCCCTTCCGCTCCGAATCTACGGATTCCGGTCTGCATAGCTTGAACTATCTGGTTTACCAAAAAGACCTATACTCCCCGCTTAATGATATCCCCCGGCAATTAACTGAAAAAATTGCCAGCGACTGGGAACTTCCCGCAGGCATTGCAAGTGAGCTAACCCTTGATCTTGGACAACAGGGAAGACCGCTAAAAACCCTGATTGTGCGCTCTATGGTGGAAGGTTCGCCATTTTCACTACTGAGCATTACTCCCGAAATAGAAGTCATCGGAACAATTTCTCCGCACAAACTGCTGATGTTCACTCTTCTGCTGGCATTATTCCTTCTGGGAGGCGGAATTTTCATTATCAAGATTAATGCCCGTAATCTTATCCTCAATATCCGGGTGGAAGAATCTGCAAAGCAAGCTAAAGAAATTGAACAGAAAAACAAGCAACTGGTAAACGAGATTGAAGCGCGCAGCCGAGCGGAAAAAGCTTTGCTTTTGAGTAATGATGAGCTGGAAACGAGAGTGCACAAACGCACTGAAGCCCTAAAAGAACAAACAGAAGCATTGACTCGCGAAGTTCTGGAGCGTCAGGAAGCTGAAGCCGCCATGCGCTTGATCTTCAACAACACACACGATTCAATTTTCATCCACGATATTGAAGGAAATGTTCTGGATGTTAATGACACAATGCTTGAAGTATACAAAGTAAATATGAAAGAAGCACTCCAGCTAACTATTAAAAATGACTACTCCGCTCCTGATATGGATATGGGTCTTCTTGATGCAAGGTGGCAACAGGCTGTGGAAGGAAATGAAGTCGTTTTTGAATGGACAGCAAGACGCCCCGGTGACGGGGTTTTATTTGAAGTGGAAGTAGCTTTGAACCGTATTGAGCTGGGCGGGAGACAGGTTATTCTGGCAAACGTCCATGATATTTCCGAACAAAAAAAAGTTTTAGTCCAGCAGGCTGAGCATCAGGAATTCCTGGGAACCATATTCGAAGGCATCGGTGCGGCTGTATTTGTCTTCGATCCCACCAAAGGTATGATGGTCGATTGCAACAGCGTGGGAGAAAAGTTGCTGGGCATGAGTCGCAGTGCCATACTCAACGCCGCCTGCCAGACTGAATTCAACTTTACATCTGACACCAAAAAAGACCTGCTCTGCCCAAACTGGCATGAGCAAGGCACTTATGAAGAAGGAATTCTATCGCTGCAAGACTCTACCCCGCTGCCTGTTTCACGCCATCTTTTTGAAATCCATATCGGCGGCATGACTCATCTCGTACAGGTTGTTTTTAACATTGCTGACCGCAAGCATCTTGAAAGAAAACTTAGTATAGCCCAAAAGCTGGAATCTATCGGTTTGCTGGCCTCCGGGATTGCGCATGAAATCAACACCCCCATTCAATATGTTGGCGACAGCATCCGCTTTATAAAAGAAGCGCATACCGATCTAAACGAGCTGATCGAACTTTATGAAAAATTTATTCTGGAGGATTCACCCGGATCACGCGCAAACATCCTTGATGAAATTGAAGAGCACAAAGAAGATATCGATCTGGAGTTCATCAGCAGCGAATCCATAAAAGCCTGCAACCGGGCCCTTGAAGGGGTTGAGCGAGTGGCAACTATTGTTCTGGCCATGAAAAATTTTTCCCACTCCGGGGAAGAAGAGACCAAAGCAGTGGACATCAACAAAGCTGTTAGGAACACCATTGAAGTCTCCCGTAATGAATGGAAATACGCGGCAAAACTTAAAACCTCCCTTGAGCCGGATCTGCCTTCTGTTAAATGTCTGCCCGGAGCCATAAATCAAGTACTGCTTAACGTGATTGTTAACGCGGCCCATGCCATCGCAGAAAATATACAGAATGATGAAAAGGGCACGATCTCAGTTATCACAAAATTTGAACCGCCCTTTGCAACTATCATCATTAAGGACACCGGTTGCGGAATTTCAAAAGAAAACATGCATAAGATATTCGACCCGTTCTTCACCACCAAAGAAGTCGGCAAAGGTACTGGACAGGGGCTGGCCATCGTCCATGATATTATTGTCGAAAAACATTGCGGAACAATCGACATTGAATCCGAAGAAGGCGAAGGTACAACCTTCATCATCAAATTGCCGATTGAAGGCGACGGGGAGATTGACTCATAA
- a CDS encoding DUF4198 domain-containing protein: MMKKIILAMAFVLAFASICSAHDMWLEKKGRKAHLMYGHPGSTDPYPISRITALTGINENNWKTPLEPVYKKGEAFAWLDDVYTMLTVEFDNKYWYHTEEGGWQNFELPRQVCGKIIDEGRSYKLSKTILKWTPGMDKPIGQRAEIVPLKDPSKLKEGDILPVMMYYEGKPMPAAGARISTTSDRTIEHPELMNLKNSKPINVKIGPAGRQIIIGKYEKRLDDTHRVWYAFSLTFRTTK, from the coding sequence ATGATGAAGAAAATTATTTTGGCAATGGCTTTTGTTTTGGCTTTCGCTTCAATTTGCTCTGCCCACGATATGTGGCTGGAGAAAAAGGGACGTAAGGCACATCTTATGTACGGGCATCCCGGCTCTACTGATCCCTATCCAATCAGCCGCATTACCGCACTGACCGGGATCAATGAGAATAACTGGAAAACACCCCTTGAGCCTGTGTATAAAAAGGGTGAAGCCTTTGCATGGCTTGACGACGTCTACACAATGCTCACTGTCGAATTTGACAACAAGTACTGGTATCATACTGAAGAAGGCGGCTGGCAGAATTTCGAACTTCCCAGACAGGTTTGCGGTAAGATTATTGATGAAGGCCGGTCTTACAAGCTTTCCAAGACCATCCTTAAGTGGACTCCCGGCATGGATAAGCCCATTGGACAGCGTGCGGAAATTGTGCCCCTTAAAGATCCTTCCAAGCTTAAAGAAGGGGATATCCTTCCGGTCATGATGTACTATGAAGGTAAGCCCATGCCCGCAGCTGGTGCTCGCATTTCTACTACCTCTGATCGCACCATTGAGCATCCTGAATTGATGAACCTCAAGAATTCCAAGCCCATCAACGTGAAGATCGGCCCAGCCGGGCGTCAGATCATTATCGGTAAGTATGAAAAGCGTCTCGATGACACCCATCGTGTCTGGTACGCATTTTCTTTGACCTTCAGGACCACCAAATAG
- a CDS encoding RimK/LysX family protein: MHKTILLIPLIIFLLVSPACVATAKDKTENSTAQKHIVAGYIENVSIKIWDRESPVIMEAKMDTGADSSSLHATDIIINKTKKQVSFTLTDQHGKTQRITCPYARIVRIKKRPSGYQRRAVIPVQLQIGPKNFEAFVNLTDRTNFSYKMLIGRKELRHGILIDSSRHHRLSQ, from the coding sequence ATGCACAAAACTATCTTATTAATACCACTTATAATCTTCCTGCTGGTAAGCCCGGCCTGTGTAGCCACAGCCAAAGACAAAACTGAGAACTCCACAGCTCAAAAACACATCGTTGCGGGCTACATTGAAAATGTATCCATAAAAATATGGGATCGTGAAAGCCCGGTCATTATGGAAGCCAAAATGGATACCGGAGCAGATAGTTCCTCACTGCACGCCACCGACATCATAATTAATAAAACAAAGAAGCAGGTCTCATTCACCCTCACCGATCAGCACGGAAAAACTCAGCGCATCACCTGCCCTTATGCCCGGATTGTGCGCATCAAAAAACGTCCTTCCGGTTACCAGCGAAGAGCAGTAATTCCGGTGCAGCTCCAGATCGGACCCAAAAATTTCGAAGCCTTTGTCAACCTGACCGACCGGACTAATTTCTCATACAAAATGCTGATAGGCAGGAAAGAACTGCGTCACGGCATTCTCATTGATTCCTCACGCCACCACCGCCTCAGCCAATAG